The following proteins are encoded in a genomic region of Candidatus Methylospira mobilis:
- a CDS encoding sensor histidine kinase, whose translation MLKSKPSITATLDRPAQARGLLLLVLVLSVLAILGGTIWRNLIRFDQIQGYVSYSHQVQNVGLNLQKALMDSLSGLDLPESRQYEINPKIDELQRSENHLAPETPERLKRVQAALFESQSKPIKLGRQDLLEALRIMHLVQDSETEQRETVLESISRDTLTELELATGVLVSILMLTWFFLRSRILAPLQDLKHLLLNLAQEDFVPIDTSHLDPLLLPVFNSYNVMISHLEMLEEAKRSHAKSLEEEVRAATHALLEQQYSLAQAERLAAVGELAASLAHELRNPLAGIQMACANLRGEVKDPDQAERLDLVGSELKRMARLLNSLLDQSRQTPPPAREINLAGVVKELVTLTRYQIPEQISLQMDIAPDISCWAPESNLRQALLNLMLNSAQSLGEKAGFIIIKAQKTANGLIITVEDNGTGFPASMLETGIRTFNTGRAGGTGLGLAVVQRFVHDMNGQIEIANRSKGGARVSLTLADRNKQT comes from the coding sequence ATGCTCAAATCAAAACCCAGTATAACGGCAACACTGGATCGCCCCGCGCAAGCGCGGGGCCTGTTGCTGCTGGTATTGGTACTCTCGGTTTTAGCCATCCTCGGCGGCACCATCTGGCGTAACCTGATACGCTTCGACCAGATTCAAGGCTATGTCAGCTATTCCCACCAGGTACAAAATGTCGGGCTAAACCTGCAAAAAGCACTGATGGATTCGCTATCGGGCCTCGACCTGCCAGAAAGCAGGCAATACGAAATCAACCCCAAAATCGACGAACTGCAACGCAGCGAAAATCATCTGGCCCCGGAAACGCCGGAGCGACTGAAACGCGTACAAGCGGCCCTGTTCGAAAGCCAGAGCAAACCGATAAAACTGGGACGGCAGGATCTGCTGGAGGCGCTGCGCATCATGCATCTGGTGCAGGACAGCGAAACCGAACAGCGCGAAACCGTACTGGAAAGTATCAGCCGCGATACGCTGACCGAACTCGAACTGGCAACCGGGGTACTGGTCTCGATCCTGATGCTTACCTGGTTTTTCCTGCGGAGCCGCATACTTGCACCGTTGCAGGATCTTAAACATCTGCTGCTGAATCTGGCGCAGGAAGATTTCGTTCCCATCGACACCAGCCATCTCGATCCACTGCTGCTGCCGGTTTTCAACAGCTACAATGTCATGATTTCCCACCTGGAAATGCTGGAAGAAGCCAAACGCTCCCACGCAAAATCGCTTGAGGAAGAAGTACGCGCGGCTACCCATGCGCTGCTGGAACAGCAATACAGTCTTGCTCAAGCCGAACGCCTCGCAGCGGTAGGCGAACTGGCTGCATCCCTGGCGCATGAACTGCGCAACCCGCTGGCCGGCATACAAATGGCTTGCGCCAACCTTCGCGGCGAAGTAAAAGATCCGGATCAGGCGGAACGTCTCGACCTGGTCGGATCCGAATTGAAACGCATGGCGCGCCTGCTCAACAGCCTGCTCGACCAAAGCAGGCAAACACCGCCGCCTGCCAGGGAAATCAATCTCGCCGGCGTAGTTAAAGAGCTGGTAACGTTGACACGCTATCAGATACCGGAACAAATTTCCCTGCAAATGGATATCGCGCCGGACATAAGCTGCTGGGCGCCGGAATCCAATCTCAGACAGGCGCTGCTTAATCTGATGCTGAATTCGGCGCAATCATTGGGCGAGAAGGCGGGCTTTATTATCATAAAAGCGCAAAAAACAGCAAACGGATTAATCATTACCGTAGAAGATAATGGAACCGGCTTTCCCGCCAGCATGCTGGAAACCGGCATACGCACATTCAACACCGGGCGCGCAGGCGGCACCGGTCTGGGGCTGGCGGTTGTTCAACGCTTCGTACACGACATGAACGGTCAGATCGAAATAGCGAATCGTAGCAAAGGCGGCGCCCGCGTGAGTTTGACCCTTGCTGACCGCAATAAACAGACATGA